Proteins encoded by one window of Mobula hypostoma chromosome 21, sMobHyp1.1, whole genome shotgun sequence:
- the LOC134360085 gene encoding uncharacterized protein LOC134360085, whose amino-acid sequence MKDGSGVINLAAVGDDNGFLARDKPLTTKNSDFNILYSFSPCQPFSEPFVFASDCLDVAACLIIRNQAQGKENIDFLNYGSHKLNEFNYDNMSKILTVTYSASVSSLLKTVVRYNCSSHHSVIAFQDPKSPYVLWISVDSPCACPNSCEPQDVGPGTIILVVFSITIMAYFLFGLCAFHPVRTPNGIEIIPKENIWLSLCFACVEKRRKQTRETSQMK is encoded by the exons ATGAAGGATGGATCAGGAGTGATTAATCTAGCTGCCGTGGGGGATGATAATGGATTTCTGGCTAGAGATAAACCACTTACAACCAAAAATTCTGATTTTAATATTCTCTACTCATTTAGTCCTTGCCAGCCATTCAGTGAACCTTTCGTGTTTGCTTCTGACTGTTTGGATGTGGCTGCATGCCTGATTATCAGGAACCAAGCTCAAGGAAAAGAGAATATTGATTTTCTTAATTATGGAAGCCATAAGCTGAATGAATTCAATTATGATAACATGTCAAAAATACTCACTGTCACCTACTCAG CTTCAGTCAGCAGTTTACTGAAGACAGTAGTTCGCTACAACTGTAGTTCCCATCACTCAGTGATTGCTTTTCAAGATCCAAAGAGTCCTTATGTGCTATGGATTTCTGTCGATAGTCCTTGTGCTTGCCCCAACAGTTGCGAACCTCAGGATGTGGGTCCAGGAACCATCATCTTAGTGGTGTTCAGCATAACTATCATGGCCTACTTCTTGTTTG GGTTGTGTGCATTCCATCCAGTCAGAACTCCAAATGGCATTGAAATCATTCCGAAGGAAAATATCTGGTTAAGCTTGTGTTTTGCATGTGTGGAGAAAAGAAGAAAGCAGACAAGAGAGACATCGCAAATGAAATAA